A single genomic interval of Candidatus Eremiobacterota bacterium harbors:
- a CDS encoding aldo/keto reductase — translation MIARRLGADGPHVGAIALGCMGMSEFYEPVDEREAIRTIHRALELGMTLLDTSDMYGRGENERLVGRALRGRRERAVLATKTGIIRSDDPAYRGVDGRPEYVRVACDASLARLGVDCIDVYYLHRADPNVPIEETVGTMRELVAAGKVRHLGVSELSADMLRRAAATAPLAALQSEYSLFTRDVESNGVLATARELGIGFVAYAPLGRGMLTGTVRSTAALAEGDLRRRVPRFDAANLERNLTLVDELAALASAAGCTPAQLALAWLLARGDDVVALPGCERVVHVEENARAAELRLAEATLTRIEQLFPPGAAAGARLRGPAVRAAEAAR, via the coding sequence GTGATCGCGCGAAGGCTCGGCGCCGACGGCCCGCACGTCGGCGCGATCGCGCTCGGCTGCATGGGGATGTCGGAGTTCTACGAGCCGGTCGACGAGCGCGAGGCGATCCGCACGATCCACCGCGCGCTCGAGCTGGGCATGACGCTGCTCGACACCTCGGACATGTACGGCCGCGGCGAGAACGAGCGCCTCGTCGGCCGCGCGCTCCGCGGACGACGCGAGCGCGCGGTGCTCGCCACGAAAACCGGGATCATCCGCAGCGACGACCCGGCATACCGCGGCGTCGACGGCCGCCCCGAGTACGTGCGCGTCGCCTGCGATGCATCGCTCGCGCGCCTCGGCGTCGACTGCATCGACGTGTACTACCTGCACCGCGCCGATCCGAACGTTCCGATCGAAGAGACGGTCGGCACGATGCGGGAGCTCGTCGCGGCGGGGAAAGTGCGCCACCTCGGCGTCTCCGAGCTGAGCGCAGACATGCTGCGGCGCGCCGCCGCCACCGCGCCGCTCGCGGCATTGCAAAGCGAGTACTCTCTGTTCACGCGCGACGTCGAATCAAATGGTGTTCTGGCGACGGCGCGCGAGCTGGGGATCGGCTTCGTCGCGTACGCGCCGCTCGGCCGCGGAATGCTGACCGGAACGGTCCGCTCGACCGCGGCGCTGGCGGAGGGTGACCTGCGCCGGCGCGTTCCCCGCTTCGACGCCGCCAACCTCGAGCGCAACCTCACGCTGGTCGACGAGCTCGCCGCGCTCGCGAGCGCGGCCGGCTGCACGCCGGCACAGCTCGCGCTGGCGTGGCTGCTCGCGCGCGGCGACGACGTCGTCGCGCTGCCGGGCTGCGAGCGAGTGGTGCACGTCGAAGAGAACGCGCGTGCCGCGGAGCTCCGTCTCGCCGAAGCGACGCTGACCCGAATCGAGCAGCTGTTCCCGCCCGGCGCCGCCGCCGGCGCGCGGCTGCGCGGACCCGCGGTGCGGGCGGCCGAAGCGGCGCGCTGA
- a CDS encoding amidohydrolase codes for MPTAILPELFADTVAIRRDLHAQPELAFQEHRTAGIVAERLRALGIETHTGIGGTGVVGIVPGEHDGPTIMLRADMDALPIPEENAVPYVSQNAGVMHACGHDAHVAMLLGAARLLRESASEIHGRVALVFQPAEEGGAGAQRMIEDDLFERFGIERAYGLHVVTILPTGVFGLRPGPLMAAVDSFDLVVEGHGGHGAMPHLSVDPVVAAAEVVGALQRVVSREIDPIEPAVVTVGAINGGTTYNVIPPRVALKGTIRTMSAATRDTMEERIRRIAEHICASAKASCSLTLHPSYPVTENDPREAAFVRETLAAEFGAQRVLEIPPVMGSEDFSYYAQRVPACFYFLGAGSEAHRFPNHHPAFDIDENAMAAGIAAHVVIALAATRAAT; via the coding sequence ATGCCGACCGCGATTCTGCCGGAGCTGTTCGCCGATACCGTCGCGATCCGGCGCGACCTGCACGCGCAGCCCGAGCTCGCTTTTCAGGAGCACCGCACCGCGGGGATCGTCGCGGAGCGGCTGCGCGCGCTCGGCATCGAGACGCACACCGGGATCGGCGGAACCGGCGTCGTCGGGATCGTGCCGGGCGAGCATGACGGCCCGACGATCATGCTGCGCGCCGACATGGATGCGCTTCCGATCCCGGAAGAGAACGCCGTCCCGTACGTCTCGCAAAACGCCGGCGTGATGCACGCCTGCGGGCACGACGCGCACGTCGCGATGCTGCTCGGCGCGGCGCGGCTGCTGCGGGAGAGCGCGAGCGAGATTCACGGCCGCGTCGCGCTCGTCTTTCAGCCGGCCGAAGAGGGCGGCGCCGGCGCGCAGCGGATGATCGAGGACGATCTCTTCGAGCGCTTCGGCATCGAGCGCGCGTACGGGCTGCACGTCGTGACGATTTTGCCGACCGGCGTGTTCGGGCTGCGTCCCGGCCCGCTGATGGCGGCGGTCGACTCGTTCGACCTCGTCGTCGAAGGACACGGGGGACACGGGGCGATGCCGCACCTCTCGGTCGATCCGGTCGTCGCCGCGGCCGAGGTGGTCGGCGCGCTGCAGCGCGTCGTCAGCCGCGAGATCGATCCGATCGAACCGGCGGTCGTGACGGTCGGCGCGATCAACGGCGGGACGACCTACAACGTGATCCCGCCGCGCGTCGCGCTCAAAGGGACGATCCGCACGATGTCGGCCGCGACCCGCGACACGATGGAAGAGCGGATCCGCCGCATCGCGGAGCACATCTGCGCGTCGGCGAAGGCGAGCTGCTCGCTCACGCTGCACCCGTCGTATCCGGTGACGGAGAACGATCCGCGCGAGGCGGCGTTCGTGCGCGAGACGCTCGCGGCGGAGTTCGGCGCGCAGCGCGTCCTGGAGATCCCGCCGGTGATGGGCAGCGAGGACTTCTCGTACTACGCGCAGCGCGTTCCGGCGTGCTTCTACTTCCTCGGCGCGGGCAGCGAGGCGCACCGTTTCCCGAACCACCATCCGGCCTTCGACATCGACGAGAACGCGATGGCCGCCGGGATCGCCGCGCACGTCGTCATCGCGCTGGCGGCGACGCGCGCGGCCACATAA
- the rplT gene encoding 50S ribosomal protein L20 gives MARIKRGLNKIKHRRKVMKLVKGFRAARRRNYRVANEALLHSLAYAFRDRRVRKRDFRSLWIARINAAARREGLTYSKLMAGLKKSGVVVNRKALADLAVHDAAAFARLTSLAKSAVGTTTTAA, from the coding sequence ATGGCTCGTATCAAGCGCGGTCTCAACAAGATCAAGCACCGCCGCAAGGTGATGAAGCTCGTCAAGGGCTTCCGCGCGGCGCGCCGCCGCAACTACCGCGTCGCGAACGAAGCGCTGCTGCACTCGCTGGCGTACGCGTTCCGCGACCGCCGCGTGCGCAAGCGCGACTTCCGCTCGCTCTGGATCGCCCGCATCAACGCCGCCGCCCGGCGCGAAGGGCTCACGTACTCCAAGCTCATGGCCGGCCTCAAGAAGTCCGGCGTCGTCGTGAACCGCAAGGCGCTGGCCGACTTGGCCGTGCACGACGCGGCCGCGTTCGCACGGCTCACCTCGCTGGCGAAGAGCGCCGTCGGGACCACCACGACCGCGGCCTGA
- a CDS encoding alpha/beta fold hydrolase, producing the protein MSLELDALLRSLDAGEAHLLGEEMRSVVLDHGARTARVVVLLHGLTASPRTWHAFARARFSRGENVLVPRLPRHGHADRMSDALAELSSEELFEHAERVVDGAAALGEEIVLVGHSLGGALALHLAHRDARVGRAVAVAPFLGINRLPRDWHTPARRLLERAPNRFLYWNPIERGRGVPEHGYHRYTTRALAAGLALADALREDARSGPPRAAHVAIVRNASETAVNNKAIDDLVALWRAAGGEHVRVHQLVGLGPSHDVVEPERRHAPAARFLPLLHALLDAPPAATDLVIDARTKPR; encoded by the coding sequence ATGAGCCTCGAGCTCGACGCGCTTTTGCGCTCGCTCGACGCCGGCGAAGCGCACCTCCTCGGCGAGGAGATGCGCTCCGTCGTGCTGGATCACGGTGCGCGCACCGCGCGCGTCGTCGTGCTCCTGCACGGGTTGACGGCCAGCCCGCGCACCTGGCACGCGTTCGCGCGCGCGCGTTTCAGCCGCGGCGAGAACGTGCTCGTGCCCCGCCTTCCGCGGCACGGCCACGCCGACCGCATGTCGGACGCGCTGGCCGAGCTGAGCAGCGAGGAGTTGTTCGAGCACGCCGAGCGGGTGGTCGACGGGGCCGCCGCGCTCGGCGAGGAGATCGTACTCGTCGGACACTCGCTGGGCGGCGCGCTCGCGCTTCATCTCGCGCACCGCGACGCGCGCGTCGGGCGCGCGGTCGCCGTCGCGCCGTTCCTCGGTATCAACCGATTGCCGCGCGACTGGCACACGCCGGCCCGCCGGCTGCTCGAGCGCGCGCCGAACCGCTTCCTGTACTGGAACCCGATCGAGCGCGGCCGCGGCGTTCCGGAACACGGATACCACCGCTACACGACGCGTGCGCTCGCCGCCGGGCTCGCGCTCGCCGACGCGCTGCGCGAGGACGCGCGCAGCGGCCCGCCGCGCGCGGCGCACGTCGCGATCGTCCGCAACGCGAGCGAGACGGCCGTCAACAACAAGGCGATCGACGATCTGGTGGCGCTGTGGCGCGCCGCCGGCGGCGAGCACGTCCGCGTCCACCAGCTCGTCGGCCTGGGCCCCTCGCACGACGTCGTCGAGCCGGAACGCCGCCACGCCCCGGCTGCACGCTTTCTCCCGCTGCTGCACGCGCTGCTGGACGCGCCGCCCGCAGCGACCGATCTGGTGATCGACGCGCGCACGAAACCGCGATAG
- the rpmI gene encoding 50S ribosomal protein L35: MPKIKTHRSTAKRVKVTATGKVTHRHQFDGCGHILSKKSRKRKRKFRKDQPTFKGDLKRFAPQIPYLL, translated from the coding sequence GTGCCTAAGATCAAGACGCACCGTAGCACCGCGAAGCGCGTGAAAGTGACCGCCACCGGCAAGGTCACGCACCGCCACCAGTTCGACGGCTGCGGTCATATCCTCAGCAAGAAGTCGCGCAAGCGCAAGCGGAAGTTCCGCAAGGACCAGCCGACCTTCAAGGGCGATCTCAAGCGCTTCGCGCCGCAGATCCCGTACTTGCTTTAA
- a CDS encoding YceI family protein, translated as MSPLRALPLAITAVALGTAVAVLPATGARAAAAVSARTEITRSADLASSSVSLTVSQLFFSRVHGTIAITSASIVTPAATEVPRKVDVALDAASTTSGDPQRDADLRSGKFFDAARYPTVTFTSDRIVGTDPARFTIAGNLTIKGISRPISFETRVTGTSTGSDGKQHVRYVAVGSFRRSAYGITYARGIVGDNVTLHVVIDAV; from the coding sequence ATGTCCCCGCTCCGCGCCCTCCCGCTCGCGATCACCGCCGTAGCGCTCGGCACGGCCGTCGCGGTACTCCCGGCGACCGGCGCCCGCGCCGCGGCCGCCGTCTCGGCGCGCACGGAGATCACGCGCTCTGCCGATCTCGCGAGCTCGAGCGTCTCGCTCACCGTCTCGCAGCTCTTCTTCTCGCGCGTTCACGGAACGATCGCGATCACGTCGGCTTCGATCGTGACGCCGGCGGCGACGGAGGTTCCGCGCAAGGTCGACGTAGCGCTCGACGCCGCCTCGACGACGTCGGGTGATCCGCAGCGCGACGCCGATCTGCGCAGCGGGAAGTTCTTCGATGCCGCGCGCTATCCGACCGTCACCTTCACCAGCGATCGAATCGTCGGGACCGATCCGGCGAGGTTCACCATTGCGGGCAACCTGACGATCAAGGGGATCAGCCGCCCGATCAGCTTCGAGACGCGCGTCACGGGAACGAGCACCGGCTCGGACGGCAAGCAGCACGTCCGCTACGTCGCGGTCGGCAGCTTTCGCCGCTCGGCCTATGGAATAACGTACGCCCGCGGGATCGTCGGCGACAACGTCACCTTGCACGTCGTCATCGACGCGGTGTAA
- a CDS encoding shikimate dehydrogenase: MSAPRRAAVIGHPVAHSRSPALFARFAAASGIALAYDAVDVLPEELEATLARWRGDPAFVGCNVTLPHKERALALADRAEPAARACGAANVLTRDGGALVAGNTDVAGIEAALAKYGVALRGARVAILGAGGAARAVAEAARRSGAAIITIAARDASRAAALAADFGAGACTLGAVPVADVYVNATPAGMQGQPQISLLPNDAPAGAAAFDLVYVPEETVFLRDARARGLRTVPGTAMFLAQAAATFEKWFGIAPPLRMMTTR, encoded by the coding sequence GTGAGCGCGCCGCGTCGTGCCGCGGTGATCGGCCATCCGGTCGCGCACAGCCGTTCGCCGGCGCTCTTCGCGCGCTTCGCCGCGGCGAGCGGGATCGCGCTGGCGTACGACGCCGTCGACGTGCTTCCGGAGGAGCTCGAAGCGACGCTCGCGCGCTGGCGCGGCGATCCCGCGTTCGTCGGCTGCAACGTCACGCTGCCGCACAAGGAGCGCGCGCTCGCGCTCGCCGACCGCGCCGAGCCGGCCGCGCGCGCGTGCGGGGCGGCGAACGTGCTCACCCGCGACGGCGGCGCGCTGGTCGCCGGCAACACCGACGTCGCCGGCATCGAAGCGGCGCTCGCGAAGTACGGCGTCGCGCTGCGCGGCGCGCGGGTCGCGATTCTCGGCGCGGGCGGCGCCGCGCGCGCCGTCGCGGAAGCGGCGCGGCGTAGCGGCGCGGCGATAATCACGATTGCCGCACGCGACGCCTCGCGCGCCGCGGCGCTCGCGGCGGATTTCGGTGCCGGCGCGTGCACGCTCGGCGCCGTGCCGGTCGCGGACGTGTACGTGAACGCGACGCCGGCCGGGATGCAGGGCCAGCCGCAGATCTCGCTGCTGCCGAACGATGCGCCGGCGGGCGCGGCGGCGTTCGATCTGGTGTACGTTCCCGAAGAGACGGTGTTCTTGCGTGACGCCCGCGCGCGCGGGCTGCGGACCGTGCCGGGGACCGCGATGTTTCTGGCGCAAGCTGCCGCGACGTTCGAAAAATGGTTCGGCATAGCGCCGCCGCTCAGGATGATGACGACGAGATGA
- the aroA gene encoding 3-phosphoshikimate 1-carboxyvinyltransferase, translated as MTATTPPLTVPGDKSIAHRALLLAALARGASRLRNLPAGLDVRSTQRVLRALGVAMREDGGALVVTGSGGALVAPPEPLDCGNSGTTIRLLSGVLATRALVATLDGDASLRARPMRRIAQPLTGFGARFELSKYGTAPFVLHGNGEARGAQVEITVPSAQVKSAVLLAALGAHGPTRLTGALATRDHTERLFRAFGISCAADDGALLVEGPQVPRACDVDVPGDVSSAAFLLAAAAAVPGARAVVDGVGLNPTRTAFFEVLRRFGAEVDVLTTDASAEPRGRVDVRGAALRAIVIEPDEVPGLIDELPLVGVLGAFARGTTVVTGAAELRVKESDRIETFARAARALGAEVETFGDGFAVHGPARWRSGSVVTAGDHRIAMAFSVAARAAGISVVLDDPDCMAVSFPGFAHALERVA; from the coding sequence ATGACCGCGACGACCCCTCCGCTGACCGTCCCCGGCGACAAGTCGATCGCGCACCGCGCGCTGTTGCTGGCCGCGCTCGCGCGCGGCGCGTCGCGGCTGCGCAACCTTCCCGCCGGGCTCGACGTGCGCTCGACGCAGCGCGTGCTGCGCGCGCTCGGCGTCGCGATGCGCGAGGACGGTGGCGCGCTGGTGGTGACCGGCAGCGGCGGCGCGCTCGTCGCGCCTCCTGAACCGCTCGACTGCGGCAACAGCGGGACGACGATCAGGCTGCTCTCCGGCGTGCTCGCGACGCGCGCCCTCGTCGCGACGCTCGACGGCGACGCCTCGCTGCGCGCGCGGCCGATGCGGCGCATCGCGCAACCGCTGACGGGGTTCGGCGCGCGCTTCGAACTCTCGAAGTACGGGACGGCGCCGTTCGTGCTGCACGGCAACGGCGAGGCGCGCGGCGCGCAGGTGGAAATTACCGTGCCGAGCGCGCAGGTGAAGTCGGCCGTGCTGCTCGCCGCGCTCGGCGCGCACGGCCCGACGCGGCTGACCGGCGCGCTCGCGACGCGCGATCACACCGAGCGACTGTTCCGGGCCTTCGGCATCTCGTGCGCGGCCGACGACGGCGCACTCCTCGTCGAAGGCCCGCAAGTCCCGCGCGCATGCGACGTCGACGTGCCGGGCGACGTCTCGAGCGCCGCGTTTCTGCTCGCCGCCGCGGCGGCGGTCCCCGGCGCGCGCGCCGTCGTCGACGGCGTTGGCCTGAACCCGACGCGCACGGCGTTCTTCGAGGTGCTGCGCCGCTTCGGCGCGGAGGTCGACGTGCTGACGACCGACGCCTCGGCGGAGCCGCGCGGGCGCGTCGACGTTCGCGGCGCCGCGCTGCGCGCGATCGTGATCGAGCCGGACGAAGTCCCGGGCCTCATCGACGAGTTGCCGCTGGTCGGCGTGCTCGGCGCGTTCGCGCGCGGAACGACCGTCGTCACCGGCGCCGCGGAGCTGCGGGTGAAAGAGTCGGATCGCATCGAGACGTTTGCGCGCGCGGCGCGCGCGCTCGGCGCGGAAGTCGAGACGTTCGGCGACGGCTTCGCGGTGCACGGTCCGGCACGGTGGCGCAGCGGATCGGTGGTGACCGCGGGCGATCACCGCATCGCGATGGCGTTCTCGGTCGCCGCGCGCGCGGCCGGCATCTCGGTCGTGCTCGACGATCCGGACTGCATGGCGGTCTCGTTCCCCGGCTTTGCGCACGCGCTGGAGCGCGTCGCGTGA
- a CDS encoding translation initiation factor IF-3: protein MARPLRVNEQIRIRQVRVIDDEGRQLGIMPTEEALQMARTRGLDLIEVSPTAAPPVCRIGDYGRLKYEQSKKDKEARKKQRNWELREVKLRPKIDVHDYEVKAKMAERLLLDGGKVKVTIMFRGREITYTAFGKRLLDRIAKDLENVATVERDAKLEGKNMFLILAPRATPLGPPRFVHLKEDTAHHEAATVDHHDDRVSGNGVSDTDAAATIGGASA, encoded by the coding sequence ATAGCGAGACCGCTTCGCGTCAACGAGCAGATCAGAATCCGCCAAGTCCGCGTCATCGACGACGAGGGCCGCCAGCTCGGCATCATGCCGACCGAGGAGGCGCTCCAGATGGCCCGGACCCGAGGGCTCGACCTCATCGAGGTCTCGCCCACCGCGGCTCCTCCGGTCTGCCGGATCGGCGACTACGGTCGCCTCAAGTACGAGCAGTCGAAGAAAGACAAAGAGGCGCGCAAGAAGCAGCGCAACTGGGAGTTGCGCGAGGTCAAGCTGCGCCCCAAGATCGACGTCCATGACTACGAGGTCAAGGCGAAGATGGCCGAACGCCTTCTTCTCGACGGCGGCAAGGTCAAGGTCACGATCATGTTCCGCGGGCGCGAGATCACGTACACCGCGTTCGGGAAACGGCTGCTCGACCGCATCGCCAAAGACCTCGAGAACGTGGCGACGGTCGAGCGCGACGCCAAGCTCGAAGGCAAGAACATGTTTCTCATCCTGGCTCCGCGAGCCACCCCGCTCGGTCCGCCGCGTTTCGTCCACCTGAAGGAAGACACGGCGCACCACGAGGCCGCGACCGTCGATCATCACGATGATCGCGTGAGCGGCAACGGCGTAAGCGACACGGACGCGGCAGCCACCATCGGGGGAGCCAGTGCCTAA
- the aroB gene encoding 3-dehydroquinate synthase, giving the protein MLGNVYLCGPPGAGKSSVAPLLAALWHGEAVDVDALIEAADGRPIARIVEEDGEPAFRARERATIAALAQRENLVVALGAGALEFAENRRAVEASGVTVFLDASLETCERRTARQNGTRPLLREPGALARLHAARRPRYLGAAIRVSADDEWPQGVALAIEARLNDARAPARGGERTVRVKTAKPYDVVIGENAVRDIAERVRPRAGGRVAVIADERVGAVAEIVEAAYAAAGFAVSVTRVRADEALKSMDGLAMLYGALVEARVDRRGIVVGVGGGTIGDAVGFAAATFQRGVPYAGVPTTLLAAVDAAIGGKTAINLPSGKNMVGTVTQPAHVAIAPEALHGLDERDKLSGYGEMLKYGLALDAQLYRTMRENERAIVSDPAHALDVIARCVELKAESVARDEEDRTGLRALLNFGHTVGHALERVAGYGALRHGEAVIVGMRAALAISARCAALDEREREDADVHLAGLPVPESWRDLDAEAIVAATHGDKKRHAGGTQYVVLDAIGSSRPHDGVTDDEVRAALREIGLR; this is encoded by the coding sequence GTGCTCGGTAACGTCTACCTGTGCGGCCCGCCGGGCGCCGGGAAGTCGTCGGTCGCGCCGCTGCTGGCGGCGCTGTGGCACGGCGAGGCGGTCGACGTCGACGCGCTCATCGAGGCCGCCGACGGGCGCCCGATCGCGCGCATCGTCGAAGAGGACGGTGAGCCGGCGTTTCGCGCGCGCGAGCGCGCGACGATCGCGGCGCTCGCGCAGCGCGAGAACCTCGTCGTCGCGTTGGGCGCCGGTGCGCTCGAGTTCGCGGAGAACCGGCGCGCGGTCGAGGCGAGCGGGGTCACGGTCTTTCTCGATGCGTCGCTCGAGACGTGCGAGCGGCGCACCGCGCGCCAGAACGGAACGCGTCCGCTGCTGCGCGAGCCGGGCGCGCTGGCGCGCCTGCACGCCGCACGGCGGCCGCGCTATCTCGGCGCGGCGATCCGCGTCAGCGCGGACGACGAGTGGCCGCAGGGCGTGGCGCTCGCGATCGAGGCGCGGTTGAACGACGCCCGCGCGCCCGCGCGCGGCGGCGAGCGCACCGTTCGCGTGAAGACGGCGAAACCGTACGACGTCGTGATCGGCGAGAACGCGGTCCGCGACATCGCCGAACGCGTGCGCCCGCGCGCCGGCGGACGCGTCGCCGTGATCGCCGACGAGCGGGTCGGCGCGGTGGCGGAGATCGTCGAAGCGGCGTACGCGGCTGCCGGGTTCGCCGTGAGCGTGACGCGCGTGCGCGCCGACGAAGCGCTCAAGTCGATGGACGGGCTCGCGATGCTGTACGGTGCGCTGGTCGAAGCGCGGGTCGACCGGCGCGGGATCGTCGTCGGGGTCGGCGGCGGAACGATCGGCGATGCGGTCGGGTTCGCGGCGGCGACGTTCCAGCGCGGCGTGCCGTACGCCGGCGTGCCGACGACGCTGCTGGCGGCGGTCGACGCGGCGATCGGCGGCAAGACCGCGATCAACCTGCCGAGCGGGAAAAACATGGTGGGGACGGTGACGCAGCCGGCGCACGTCGCGATCGCGCCCGAGGCGCTGCACGGCCTCGACGAACGCGACAAGCTCTCCGGGTACGGCGAGATGCTCAAGTACGGGCTCGCGCTCGACGCGCAGCTCTACCGGACGATGCGCGAGAACGAGCGCGCGATCGTCTCGGACCCGGCGCACGCGCTCGACGTCATCGCGCGCTGCGTCGAGCTCAAAGCGGAGAGCGTCGCGCGCGACGAGGAGGACCGAACGGGTCTTCGCGCGCTGCTCAACTTCGGGCACACCGTCGGCCACGCGCTCGAGCGGGTCGCCGGATACGGCGCGTTGCGCCACGGCGAAGCGGTGATCGTCGGGATGCGCGCCGCGCTGGCAATTTCCGCCCGCTGCGCGGCGCTGGACGAGCGCGAGCGTGAAGACGCCGACGTGCACCTCGCGGGCCTGCCGGTGCCGGAGTCGTGGCGCGACTTGGACGCCGAGGCGATCGTCGCGGCGACGCACGGCGACAAGAAGCGCCATGCCGGGGGGACGCAGTACGTCGTGCTCGACGCGATCGGCAGCAGTCGTCCGCACGACGGCGTGACGGACGACGAGGTGCGCGCGGCACTGCGCGAGATCGGCCTGCGATGA
- a CDS encoding 3-dehydroquinate dehydratase, with translation MNVLVINGPNLNLLGEREPEIYGRKTLRDLEREVSARARKLRQRVRFFQSNHEGEIVDELHRLRRWADAIVINPAAFTHYSYAIRDALLALALPAVEVHLTDVDGRAEKEGEFRKISVVRDVCVHRFTGEGIGSYLKALDALAADRDAARKKRR, from the coding sequence ATGAACGTCTTGGTGATCAACGGACCGAACTTGAACCTGCTCGGCGAACGCGAGCCGGAGATCTACGGGCGCAAGACGCTGCGCGATCTGGAGCGCGAGGTGAGCGCGCGCGCGCGTAAGCTGCGCCAGCGCGTTCGCTTCTTCCAGTCGAACCACGAGGGCGAGATCGTCGACGAGCTGCACCGCCTGCGCAGGTGGGCCGACGCGATCGTGATCAACCCGGCCGCGTTCACCCACTACTCGTACGCGATCCGCGACGCGCTGCTCGCGCTTGCGCTGCCCGCCGTCGAGGTGCATCTCACCGACGTCGACGGCCGGGCGGAAAAAGAAGGCGAGTTTCGCAAGATCTCCGTCGTGCGCGACGTGTGCGTGCACCGCTTCACCGGCGAGGGGATCGGCTCGTACCTCAAAGCGCTCGACGCGCTCGCCGCCGACCGCGACGCCGCCCGAAAGAAACGCCGGTGA
- the aroC gene encoding chorismate synthase, with amino-acid sequence MSGLRFLTAGESHGPALVGIIEGVPSGLALDAEILLAQARRRKLGYGRGNRQNIETDEVRIVAGVRRGVTIGSPVALILENKDHVRWSEIMRVDPPADDTPPARQVHVPRPGHADRIGGIKYAREDLRDVLERASARETAMRVALGTVARALLGALGVTLSSRVVRIGRVVDETPWRDASPEEIDASPVRALDAVAAEAMVREIEQAKAAGDSLGGVFEVVARNVPVALGSYAQWDRRLEGEVAKAFMSLNAIKGVEIGLGFGAAAIHGSQAHDEYEPGGDARTRYRSNRAGGIEGGMTTGQPIVVRAGMKPIATLMQPLDSVDLRTGQATPAHIERSDTCAVPAAAVIGESLLALVLAGAVLEKFGGDSMGELRERVEAWERTVRAR; translated from the coding sequence ATGAGCGGGCTTCGGTTTCTCACCGCGGGGGAGTCGCACGGGCCGGCGCTGGTCGGGATCATCGAAGGGGTCCCGAGCGGTCTGGCGCTCGATGCGGAGATACTGCTCGCGCAGGCGCGGCGGCGCAAGCTGGGCTACGGGCGCGGCAACCGGCAGAACATCGAAACCGACGAGGTGCGGATCGTCGCCGGCGTGCGGCGCGGGGTGACGATCGGCTCGCCGGTCGCGCTGATTCTAGAAAACAAGGATCACGTGCGGTGGTCGGAGATCATGCGCGTCGATCCGCCCGCGGACGACACGCCGCCGGCGCGGCAAGTTCACGTCCCGCGGCCCGGACACGCCGACCGCATCGGCGGGATCAAGTACGCGCGCGAGGATCTGCGCGACGTCCTCGAGCGCGCGAGCGCGCGCGAGACCGCGATGCGCGTCGCGCTCGGCACCGTGGCGCGCGCGCTGCTGGGCGCGCTCGGCGTGACGCTTAGCAGCCGCGTGGTGCGCATCGGGCGCGTCGTCGACGAGACGCCGTGGCGCGATGCGTCGCCGGAGGAGATCGACGCTTCGCCGGTGCGCGCGCTCGACGCCGTGGCCGCCGAGGCGATGGTGCGCGAGATCGAGCAGGCCAAAGCGGCGGGCGACTCGCTCGGCGGCGTGTTCGAGGTCGTGGCGCGCAACGTTCCGGTCGCGCTCGGTTCGTACGCGCAGTGGGACCGGCGGCTCGAAGGCGAGGTCGCCAAAGCGTTCATGTCGCTCAACGCGATCAAGGGCGTCGAGATCGGGCTCGGCTTCGGCGCCGCCGCGATCCACGGCTCGCAAGCGCACGACGAGTACGAGCCGGGCGGCGATGCGCGCACGCGCTACCGCAGCAACCGCGCGGGCGGAATCGAAGGCGGCATGACGACCGGCCAGCCGATCGTCGTGCGCGCCGGGATGAAACCGATCGCGACGCTGATGCAGCCGCTCGACTCGGTCGATCTCCGCACCGGCCAAGCGACGCCCGCGCACATCGAGCGCAGCGACACCTGCGCCGTCCCGGCCGCCGCGGTGATCGGCGAGTCGCTGCTGGCGCTCGTTCTCGCCGGCGCGGTGCTCGAGAAGTTCGGCGGCGACTCGATGGGCGAGCTGCGCGAGCGCGTGGAAGCTTGGGAGCGCACCGTCCGTGCTCGGTAA